In a single window of the Gracilimonas sp. genome:
- a CDS encoding DEAD/DEAH box helicase: MSSFKELGLSPEICQAVADLGFETPTEVQKRAIPTILASQRDLIALAQTGTGKTGAFGMPVLQQVDANSDNVQVLVLSPTRELAIQIAKDLKSYAKHQKGIKTVAVYGGANISTQIRALNNGVQVVIGTPGRMLDLIRRRKLDVSNVRSLVLDEADEMLNMGFQDDLDAILADTPKGKQTLLFSATMPKQISKMAHKYMNNPEEIEVNARNSGALNVEHHYYMVHAKDRYDALKRIADVNPDIYGIIFCRTRRETSEVASKLSKEGYNADLLNGDLSQAQRDEVMNRFRTKELQLLVATDVAARGLDVDNLTHVINYNLPDDLEVYIHRSGRTGRAGNSGIAVSIIHTREMGRIRALEKMSGKDFIKQEVPKGEEVCGVRMMDMVDKLRATEVNEKQIEKYLPQVYEKLADLGWQELIQHFVSMEFNQILEYYEEAGDINASAGRSKNNNNRKNSSRKSNGRSNSGGSGRHAEEGFTRYFLNVGNRDGLNPARLMGVVNEQLNGKKPNFGKIDIQNNFSFFEVEEGFDSKLFDAVNGTQFEGRDLSVELAKPDTGGSSSGSSSKSSGKSYGKGKRKGKGGSEPFSKSKGSGRIKKRKSPEVYA; encoded by the coding sequence ATGTCATCGTTCAAAGAACTGGGCTTATCGCCCGAAATATGTCAAGCTGTTGCAGATCTTGGCTTTGAAACTCCAACCGAAGTACAGAAACGGGCTATTCCCACTATTCTGGCTTCTCAGCGCGACCTGATTGCGCTTGCCCAAACCGGAACCGGTAAAACCGGTGCATTTGGAATGCCGGTACTACAACAAGTTGATGCTAACTCAGACAACGTTCAGGTATTGGTGCTTTCACCAACACGTGAGCTTGCCATACAAATAGCCAAAGACCTGAAGTCATACGCCAAGCACCAAAAAGGAATTAAAACCGTTGCGGTTTATGGTGGTGCAAATATCTCTACTCAAATTCGTGCACTGAACAACGGTGTACAAGTTGTAATTGGAACTCCCGGCCGTATGCTGGATCTGATTCGCCGGCGTAAGCTGGATGTCAGCAATGTGCGCTCGCTGGTACTTGATGAAGCAGATGAAATGCTGAATATGGGATTTCAGGATGATCTGGATGCGATCTTAGCTGACACACCGAAAGGAAAGCAAACCCTGCTTTTCTCTGCCACGATGCCAAAGCAGATTTCCAAAATGGCTCATAAGTACATGAACAATCCGGAAGAGATTGAAGTGAATGCCCGTAACTCAGGAGCACTGAATGTAGAACACCATTACTATATGGTTCACGCCAAAGACCGTTACGACGCTCTTAAACGAATTGCAGATGTAAATCCTGATATCTATGGTATTATTTTCTGCCGAACCCGTCGTGAGACTTCTGAAGTAGCTTCCAAGCTTTCGAAAGAAGGATATAACGCTGATTTACTGAATGGAGATTTATCTCAGGCACAGCGCGATGAGGTTATGAATCGTTTCCGTACCAAAGAATTACAATTACTGGTAGCTACTGATGTGGCTGCGCGTGGACTTGATGTCGATAACCTGACTCATGTAATTAACTACAACTTACCAGATGATCTGGAAGTGTACATTCACCGAAGTGGAAGAACCGGACGTGCCGGAAATAGCGGCATTGCGGTATCAATCATTCATACTCGTGAAATGGGTAGAATTCGTGCACTGGAAAAAATGTCAGGAAAAGATTTCATCAAGCAGGAAGTTCCTAAGGGTGAAGAAGTTTGTGGTGTTCGGATGATGGACATGGTAGACAAACTCAGAGCCACTGAAGTAAACGAAAAACAGATTGAAAAGTACTTGCCACAGGTTTATGAGAAATTAGCTGATCTGGGCTGGCAGGAATTGATTCAACACTTTGTATCCATGGAATTCAACCAGATCCTGGAATATTACGAAGAAGCAGGTGATATCAACGCTTCAGCCGGACGATCCAAAAATAATAATAACCGTAAGAATTCTTCTCGTAAGAGTAATGGAAGAAGTAATTCTGGTGGTAGCGGACGTCATGCAGAAGAGGGTTTTACCCGTTATTTCCTGAATGTTGGAAACCGTGACGGACTTAATCCAGCCCGATTGATGGGTGTTGTAAACGAACAATTGAATGGTAAAAAGCCGAATTTCGGTAAAATCGACATCCAGAATAACTTCTCTTTCTTTGAAGTGGAAGAAGGCTTCGATTCCAAATTGTTTGATGCTGTAAATGGCACTCAGTTTGAAGGCCGGGATCTTTCTGTAGAGCTGGCTAAACCTGATACCGGTGGTTCTTCATCAGGATCATCATCAAAGTCATCAGGGAAATCTTATGGCAAAGGAAAGCGTAAAGGAAAAGGCGGAAGCGAGCCATTTAGTAAGTCTAAAGGCAGCGGAAGAATCAAGAAAAGAAAAAGTCCTGAAGTGTACGCTTAA